The stretch of DNA ATTCTTATCAATAACCGCGCGCAATCCCAACGTCCCTTCCATCGGGTTTAAGGGCATTTGGAAGCCAAAATCGCCAATTCTCGACCCCCCTGTGGTGGAACGGTGGAACGCCACAGACCAGGTTTCCCCCAATCCCGTTAAGTTGCGCGTAAAAATGCTGGCGCTGGCGCGCATCGAACCGATGCTAGGGGGAGAATAATTATTCACCGCCAGTTCGCCGCCAATCCGTCTCGCCTCATCCACCTCCACCACCAACACCGTTTCCCCGTCGGCTTCTCCCGGACGCAGATATGCATTTACGCTGTCGAATAAAGGGTTCGCGCGCAACAGGCGCAATTGGTCTTCTAGGGGGGTGCTTTGTAAGGGAAAAGTCGATCCTAAATTAACACGCGATCGCGCGTATTCGGGATTCAGATATCGCGTCCCTTCCACCTCAACCTCGCTCAATTTTCCTTCAATGACTTGAATTTGGATCGCGCCACGAATTTCTTGGTCGGGAAGCACTGCTGTAGAGTTGATATAGCCCGCGTTGAGGTAAAGTTGATTAATCGCCGCGATCGCCCGTTTGAGTTCTCCCAGCGTCACCGAACGCCCTTCTAGCGGTTCGAGAATCGGTGCAAAATCCGCTTCAGTAAAAACAGTACTTCCAAGAACCTCAATTTTCTCGACAACAAAGGTTGTTTCCTCTCCTTCGATGGGGGTGGGAACGGTTTCGGGAACGGGAAGAATTGGGTCGGTTTCAATCGGTTCTGGAAAAGGTTCTTCAGGAGGTTGAATAAAACGATCGCGGTTGGGGTCGGGATTGGGTTGCTGTGCGGCAACAGGACTCAATTCAACACACAATAATGCCGCAATTGCCGATCCTAAAACTAAACTCAATCTTTTCATTTTTCTCCTTCCTGTAGGTTGGGTTGAGGAACGAAACCCAACATTATTATTTAATTTAACTTTTGTTGGGTTGCACTGCTGCTTAACACCAACTAATAATCGCTGAATTGTTTTAAATTTTGCGATCGCTCTACGCCAATTTCTGGATTGAATAATGTTGGGTTGCGCTAGCACTCTAAGTACAGGACAAAAGTTGCTGCAAATTCAATTACGATCGAACGAGTAGGTTAAGTTGAGGCACGAAATCCAACAGAGGCAAGACTTACACCCCTTTTGTTGGGTTTCGCTCTCGCTCAACACCAACCTACGAAAATACGTCATTGCTCGGGCATTTTATTTTTTGTCCTGTACAGAGCTAGCACTTAACCCAACCTACGAGATATTACTCTTGTCCGATAATGGGAGAAAATTGCATCTCCTGATTGGAACCCCAATTTAGATCGTAAATTTCCTTTTTAACATAACGGTGAAAACTCGAATATTGCCAATCTTTTGGACATTGTACCAAACCATGTTTAACAGGGTTGTAATGAATATATTCCACATGATTGATAAAATCTTGTTCGTCTCGAATCTCATGCTCCCAAAAACGACGCTGCCAAACCATTTTTTCTTGCTTATTCTTCCGAGATTTTGTGATTGCCTCGCAAGGTTCATTCTCCAAATGACGGCTAAAATAACTCTTCAGCAAGCGCAAGCGAGTTGAGAAATTACTATCGCCCAAAGGTAATGTCAGAATACAGTGAAAATGGTCTGGTAGCACAACGCAAGACTCAATTTCACAAGGGTGTCGATGCAGTACATAGTGAAAAGCATCTCGCAACAAATCAACATTTTTGTGTAAACCCAAAAAGCGTTTTCTGCTGTAAGTCACTACCGTAAAAAAATAAGTTCCACCTTCCGTTTTAGACCGCCGATATTCCATAATTCGTAGGTTAGTTTTGAACTTATGAAACCCAACAATTTCATCATTTCATCCTATCCCGTAGGTTGGGTTGAGGAACGAAACCCAACAATCTAATCACTTCATCCTACCTCCCGTAGGTTAGTTTTGAACTTATGAAACCCAACAATTTCATCATTTCATCCTATCCCGTAGGTTGGTGTTGAGGAACGAAACCCAACAATATTTTAAATTTAATTCTGTTGGGTCGCGCGATCGCTTAACCAAATCTATGGGGAGACATTGATGATTGCTGTTAACCCCTCCGAGGTGCGCACAAAACCAACCGAAACCAACGGCAAAACCTCCGCACCCAACTGCTCTTCAATCTCCCTTAAAAGATGCTGCCGAATCAACCGTTGATTCCCCAATAAACCGCTCAAATTCTCGCCACAATCCCGTAACAAATCGCGAAGATTGATTGACAAATTACCTCCGCCGCTCCCCAATAACCACGCAATTTCCGGTAGCGCCTCCTCCAAAGACGACAGAACCGGGTCATTGGGAGAAATACACGCCAAGGCAACCTCCGAAATCTCCTGGGGTGGGGATTGGGGTTGCGGAATCGTGTTCGACTCCGGCGGTTCGGTGAGAGTGCGCGTGGGTTGCGTGGGTAGGGGCGCAATGCTTGCGTCCGGTGTGGGGGTTGGTGTAACCGTTGAATTTGTTGGCGTTACGGGTGTTGTAACCGTCGGTTCCACATTCGTCAAATCGAAAGTTGCCCCCGTAATATTCGCCGCCGATGCCGTCACCTGATACGTGCCGCCGATATCGTTGGCGGTAAAAGGGTTTGTCACAATTCCATTCGCATCCGTGGTCAGCGTCGCGCCATTGCCAAAACTCCCCGATGCACCGCTAGTGGGGGCAGCAAACGTCACATCTATCCCAGCAAAGGGATATGCCGTATTCGTAAACCCATCGGTCAATTGCACGCTCAACGGCGTTGCAAAAGCAGCATTGATATCCGCACTCTGAGGCGTTCCCGTCGGCACCAGGAGGTAATCCGCCTCAAACGCGCCAATATCCACCGTTCCCCCAATAATTCGGTTTGCCCCCCGTTGGTCGGTAGTTGCACCTCCCGTTAAAGCATTGCTCCCCCCGTTGAGGGCGGGACTATCCGGGAGGAGAGCGTGAATTTGCGTTGTGCCGCCATAGTCACCCAAAGGGGCAATGCCGGGGTCGAGGGGGTTAGCCGCAGTGCCGACGAGGGTGCTGGTAGTAAATAAACCGAGGGTGTCTTGCCCGATGAGGTTGTTGCCGGAGTCGTTGAAGATTGTGTTGGTTGCATTATTGCGTCCCACATCCGGGTCGGCGGTGGTGGCAGTGTTGCCGGCAACGATAGTGTTGCCCAGGGTTGCGGCTGCCGCGTTCGCTACCCTCCCCTCGTTGAAAATGCCGCCACCGTTGCCACCAGTATTGCCCGAAATCGTACTCTCCGTCACAGTCAGCGTCGCCGCATTCGCTGCAATCCCAGAGTTAAAAATGCCACCGCCGCTGTTAGCAGTATTGCCCGAAATCGTACTCCCCGTCACAGTCACCGTCGCCGCATTCGCTGCACTCCCAGAGTTAAAAATGCCACCGCCGCTGTTAGCAGTATTGCCCGAAATCGTACTCTCCGTCACAGTCAGCGTCGCCGCATTCGCTGCAATCCCAGAGTTAAAAATGCCACCGCCGCTGTTAGCAGTATTGCCCGAAATCGTACTCCCCGTCACAGTCAGCGTCGCCGCATTCGCTGCACTCCCAGAGTTAAAAATGCCGCCGCCCGCGAAGTTAACCGTATTGCCCGAAATCGTACTCCCCGTAACCGTCAGCGTCGCTACACTCGCTGCATCCCCACGGTTGTAAATGCCGCCGCCACTGAGGTTAGCAGTATTGCCCGAAATCGTACTCCCCGTAACCGCCAGCGTCCCCCGGTTGAGAATTGCCCCCCCATTCCGGGTTATAAACGCTCCCGCTGTCTGAGTACTCCCACTGCGCAGCGTCAAATTATTCAACCGCAAATCCGCTCCCCCAGATACATGGAAGATGCGGAAATTCGGGGCTGCTCCATCTCGCTCAATCGTCGCCCCAAACCCCTCAATCGTCAGGCTATTCCCCCCATCCGCCAGAATTGAGGGCAACCCATTGTCTCCATCGGTGTTGTTGTCAATTACCGTCAGCGTATATATTCCATTGGGGGTCAAGCGAATCGTATCCGCCTCTCCGTTTGCATTCGCTGTATTAATATCAGCAATCAACTCCGCCACTGTCGTTGCAGTGAAAACTTGCAGCGTCTGGTTATAACTCTCCAGAATTTCCTGCGCAAAAGGATTGCTCGCTTCAATTTCTCCCGTTGTCCTTTCTAAAACCCAATCTCCCCCTTGGATTGCACTCCCCGTCAACGTCGTACTCCCGGCAACATCCGCACCCGTCACATCAGCAATGCTATTGAGTAAAATGCTTCCCGACTCTCCCAACGCCGTTAAACAGGCATAAATCAGGATATCTGCACCCGGTGCTAAATTACTCGCCCAGGACTGCATCTGCGTTTGATACTGCCCTACATTCTCACTGCTGACGAAGGCGTTCCCCAACCAAAATTCTCCCGCATTCCCTTCGGAGAGAATGTGCATCTTGTCAATGGGGTTAATTCCTTCTGTAGCTAAGGTTGCAGTTATTTTTTCAATGCCATTCTCCACGGGGGTCACAACGACTGTAGTCGTTCCCGGTTTCCCGCCGTAGAGAAACTGACTGTAGTCGGGAATTGTTGAATCGAGGAAAATGTAGGCGTTGGGTTCGCTGCCTGTTTTGGGAAAGAGGGTAACGGTGGGGGCGCTGTAGGTTCCATCTCCCGTGCGAATGAGGGTCAGGGGATCTCCGATGGGAAGGACGCGATTGGCTGCTGCCAGGTTGACAGTGTTTCCTCGCACGTTCCCGGCGATAGTGACGTTGCCATCGGGGTTGAGAGTTGCACTCGAACCCGTTAAGCGAATGGTTCCGTTGTCGTCTACTTCTACTCCCGTCGCATCTCGCAGGTTGGGGTTGGTGAGGAGGCGAGGGAGGTCTACGGCTGAAATTCCACTCTCAATACTTTGGGGGGTGACTTCAATTCCCAGTACCATCCCCTCTTGATTGATTCTCACGGTTTTGCCTCCGGGAACTGCCGCGAGGGTGATATTTCCTCCGGCGTTGAGGGTTCCGGTGTTGAGGATGCTTCCCCCTACAAGGGTAAGATTTTGTCCGTCTCCTAGAGTGAGGTTTGCGGTGTTGACGATGCTGCCGGGATTGGCACTGGCGAAGGCGAAACTGTTGGGTGTTCCGACGAGAGTTGAGTAATCGTTGTCTCCTGTGGCGTTAAAAAATCCGCCATTGAACCCAATGGCATCGGCGGTGGTGGCGGTGAAGTCTCCAGGGACGTTGATGCTGGCGTTCTGTCCGAAGACAAATCCTGCCGGATTCATGAGGAAGAGGTTGGAATTTCCTCCAGTAACGCTTATGAGTCCTTGAATAATTGAGGGGTTGCCGCCTGTGATTCTGCCGAGGATGTTTTGGATGTTGGGGGTGGAGAGGAAGTTGGCGATTTGGTTGGGGGAGAGTCCGAGTTCGCTGAAGGAGTGGAAGAGGTTTGCGCCTGCTTGGGTTCCCCCTGTGATGGTGTAGGTGTTGCCATTGTAGTTAACGAGGGTTCCGGTACCGTCGGGGGTGGGGGTGATGGTTTGGGAGAGTGCGGGAAGGGGAAGGAGGAGGGGGAGAAGTAGTGAGGGTTTAGTCATGATGATTGGGGAAATATAGACGACAATGAATAGCTATTTCCTAGGATTCCCTTTTTCCTTGAGTGTGCGCACACTTTGGTGCAAAGATAGCACGGAGTTGGAGTTTGCAAATTGGCATCTCTCAATCCATAAGGCACATTCAATTTTGGAGCAATTTCAAGATGACTCATTACTGAACAAGGTTGTTGAGGTGCGCGATCGCGTAACCTAAATCTACAAACCTGAATGATAGTCTCCCGATTTTCCTCCGGTTTTACTCACTAAATAAATGGCTTCAATATGCATGGATTTATCAAGGGCTTTCGCCATGTCGTATAGGGTTAATGCCGCGATAGAAACGGCGGTGAGGGCTTCCATTTCTACGCCGGTTTCGGCTTTTGTGGTGACGGAGGCTTGAATGTCGTAGCCGGGGAGTTGAGGATTGGCGTTGAGTTGAATTTCAATTTTGTGTAAAGGGAGGGGGTGACACAAGGGGATGAGTTGGGCGGTTTGTTTGGCTGCCATAATTCCGGCGATTCGGCTGGTGGCGAGTACGTCGCCTTTGGGGGTGTTGCCTGCTTCGATGGCGGCAAAGGCGGCTGGGGTCATGCGGATGCGTCCTGCTGCAACGGCTTGTCGCCGCGTGGGGGTTTTGGGGGAGACATCGACCATTTGTGCTTGTCCTTGGGAATCGAGGTGAGTCAATTTTTGAGGAAGGTCTTGCATTTTTTGTTTGCTTTGGGTTATAGTTATGAACTGTTGACTCAAATCAACATTTAGGGCTTGTAGCTCAGCGGATTAGAGCGTGTGGCTACGGACCACAAGGTCGGGGGTTCGAATCCCTCCAGGCTCATTAGAGGAGATGCTAGTTTTAGCATCTCCTTCTTTTTTTTAGGAATATCTCAAGAGAGATAGCGCTACAAAGTTAAGAGTACACAATTTCACCAGCCATATAACCTATAGCTGGTGGGCGATGTCCTAAGATTTGTGCGTAGTGCTATAAGCTATTCTCCGCGTCACCGTGTCTCTCCTTCCCCGCGTCTCCCTCAGCCTACAAGATCGAGATTGACGAACAACTAAGTTTTTAGGGCGTAAAAGTCTTGACCGCGCCCTGTGGCAAAGCGCCAAGAACTGAGGAAATCTTTGTTAATGCGAGAGATAAATACCAGAAGCGCGATCGCGGCTAAAATAGCGGAGAGGAAGTACAAATTGCGATAGCCGATGGGTTCTGCAAGAAAGCCTAAAATGGGTCCCGCGATCGCCATTCCTAAATCAAAACCACCAATACAAATAGAATAAACCAAACCCCGTTCGTCGATGGCAGAACGATCGGACATGAGCGCGATCGCCATTGGCACGATTGTACCCGCTCCCGCTCCTTCAAAAAACGCTGCGATTAAAAATGCTTGGGGACTCTGTGCGTAGGAGAGTAGCACCATTGAAATGCCGTAACAGACTAAACTTCCACTAATAAAAATACCGCGTCCGTAGCGGTCGGATGCGCGTCCTGTGAGGACACGAGAGATAAAGCTCGCGATCGCGGCAACCGCATAAAATAGTCCTACATTGAGATCGAGCTGAATTTCCTCAATAAAGAGCGGCAAAAACGAGATCAGCGTCCCAAAAATCAATCCCACGCATAACATTACACTCGTCGGTGTCAGCAATGCTGGATGTTTCAATCGCTGCAACAACTTTTTCGGACGCAAAGCAGAATCTCGCGCAACTTTCGTCTCAAGCTTCGGTGTCTCTCCCACTTGGGATGCTAAAACAAACGCCAAAATTCCTGCAATTCCAGACAGAACAAACACCGTTGTATAGCCTGCTGCTTCGGCAACATAACCGCCAACCATTGGACCCAGCGCCATTCCCACAGGAATCACCAAACTCATATAACTAATTAACTCGCCGCGCTGCTTTGCCGGAGATAAGTCCACCACCCAAGCACTATAACCCGTGGTAAATGCAGCAATACTAATGCCATGAAATGCCCGCAGCGCCATCAATCCAGGAATCGAATGGAAATATAGATAGCCAAAGGGCGCAATCCCGGACACAATTGTGCCAATGAGTACGACGATTTTACGCCCGCGCCGATCCGCCATCTGTCCTAACGAACTTCTAAACATCAGCAGTCCAATAGCAAAACACCCCATCACAAAGCCTACCTGGGACTGTACCGACAGCAGCAGCGATGTATTCCAGGAACCCAACGCAAAGGTTAAGGAACGTTCTCCCGCACTCATTACCTTGATGTAGGAGGGAAGAACGGGCAATAGGGCGGTTAAGCTCAACCAAAACGACAGACCCGCCACAAATAGCAGGAATAAATTTTGCAACTTTTGTCGTTCGAGGGTTTTAAAAACTTTCACGTTCCCGATCCTTTGGCAAATGACGTATGTTAACTATTCTTAACACTTTATCCAGGATAATGGGTTTTTCTCGTCACTGCACTGATACGCTCAGACGGAATATATAGCTGTAGCCATAACGGTCAGGACAGTCTAAATTCACAGCATCTCTCTCCCCCAGCTCACCTTCAACGATGTCCTAATATTCCTGGCTATAGCCTATTTCTTGGATCTTGAAGCACTTTTTTTATCATCGATTCGGACAGGACTTGCTTAAGTCACAGGAAAACACTGTTGAGGAATATTTCTAAGGATTAATTTTATTGAGTAAAATTCTTACCGCTTTCACAAGAGCATCCGGGCGATCTAGCCACACAAAATGACCGCTCTCCTTTGCTTCAATTTGCAGGAAATCTGTTGATAGATTCTCTAATTCAATATGCATTTTTTCTCGCAACTGGTTGGCACTTTTCAAAGGAATAAAACGAGTCCAAAAATAAGGTCTAAAAAATGAACTCGCTTTAATGCTAACAATGGGAATTGCGCCCAAATTATTTGCAGCACTTACCTGATGTCCGCTGATTTCTAAATTTATCATTTCTTGACTCATTGTCATCCAGTGTTTAGAACGACAAAAAGAGTGTTTTACCCAATTAAGAGAATTCGGGGAAAAGTTTCGCAATTCTGGTTTGAGTCGCTCAAAGATACCGCAAATTCTCAGCAGCCGAATAATCCCAAGAATTGAGCCTAAAACAGACATCACAAACCCTGAGATAAAAAAGAGCTTTAGAGCTTTTAATGGAATGGGCATCTTTAGCATTTCTGTTTCGTGCAGCCCATCTGTGAGAACAATACCGGCAACTTTCTGAGGGAATAAATGAGCATACAATCGCACATTATAGCTGCCAAAGGAATTGCCAATTAAGATGTAGGGCGGTTTGATTTGAGCTTGAGTGAGTAGTGCATCTAGTTCGCGGGCAATTTGTTCGCTGGTTCGAGAATGGGGGCTGCGATCGCTCCATCCGTATCCCGCGCGATCGTAGATACAAACTTGCGATAGTTTTGCCAATTCTTCGATTAGAAAATAGCCTTCTACTCCCCCTAAACTATGGTCAAGAACAATTGTTGGATTTCCTTTTCCTGCAATGCAAAGATGTAGCCGATATCCACCGATATCAATCAATTGACCGGGGAGGGTTTGTCGATTTTCTATTTGACACGCGATCGCGTGATAAAGTGTTGTCGCGATGAGGAGAATAACTTTAATCGACATCAATTTGCTTAAATCTCTTATTTCTACACTGCGTTATGTTGATACTTCTTTTTGGTCGCAATCCCCCTCCTCATTTAAACGCGCGATCGCGCGCATCCTGAAAACCCGGTCGAGACAGCGAATAAAATGTCACAATATTAAGCAATACCACGGTTACGAGTTCCATCGAAAAATCCATGACTTACTCCCCCAAGTTCCTTAGCGGTAGCGACATTCGGCAAAAATTCCTCAATTTTTACGCCCAACGGGAACATACCATCTTAGCCAGCGCCTCCCTCATTCCCGAAGATCCCACAGTACTGCTAACGATCGCGGGGATGTTACCCTTTAAACCGATCTTCCTCGGACAAAAGCAAGCGCCAACCCCTCGCGCCACCACCTCACAAAAATGCATTCGCACCAACGACATCGAGAATGTGGGACGAACCGCGCGACACCAAACCTTTTTCGAGATGTTGGGGAATTTCAGCTTTGGGGACTATTTTAAAGAACAAGCCATAAAATGGGCGTGGGAACTCTCCACAGAAGTGTTTGGTTTGCCACCAGAACGCATGGTTCCTAGCGTGTACGAAGAAGACGACGAAGCCTTTGCCATTTGGCGCGATAAAATTGGCGTTCCCGAACACCGCATTCAACGCATGGGGAAAGACGATAACTTTTGGGTATCGGGTCCCACGGGTCCTTGTGGTCCTTGTTCGGAAATCTACTACGACTTTCATCCGGAAAGAGGGGACAAAAACATCGATCTCGAAGACGACTCGCGGTTTATCGAGTTCTACAATCTCGTCTTCATGCAGTACAACCGCGATATCGATGGGAACTTAACTCCCCTGCAAAGCCAGAACATCGATACCGGACTCGGACTCGAACGCATGGCGCAAATCCTGCAAAGCGTTCCCAACAACTACGAAACCGATCTCATTTTCCCGATGGTGGAAGCGGCGGCGGAACTTGCAGGAATTGAATACAAAAAAGCCGACGAAAAAACGAAAATTTCCCTAAAAGTCATTGGGGATCATATCCGTGCAGTAGTTCATTTAATTGCCGATGGGGTCAGCACCTCCAACACCGGACGCGGCTACATCCTGCGTCGCCTGATTCGGCGCGTCGTGCGTCACGGACGCTTGGTGGGGATTGAAGGCGAATTTACTACAAAAATTGCTGAAACAGCGATACAACTCTCCCAAGAAGCCTATCCCAACGTTCGGGAACGAGAGAAGGTGATTAAAGCCGAATTGCAACAAGAAGAATCTCGCTTCCTCAAAACCCTCGAACGCGGCGAGAAGTTGCTACAGGAGGTCATTGCCAAGGTTAAGCAGAAAAAACAAACGGAGATTGGCGGTAAAGATGCGTTCAAACTCTACGACACCTACGGCTTCCCCCTCGAACTGACTCAAGAAATTGCAGAAGAAGAAGGCTTAACCGTCGATGTGGAAGGATTTAATGCAGCCATGCAGACGCAAATCGATACCTCCCAGGGCGCGCACGAAACCATTGACCTCACGGTACAGGAAAGCTTAGATCGCCTTGCGGAAAAAATCCATCCCACCGAGTTCTTGGGATACACGGACTTGCAATCTCCTGCAATGGTTTCGGCGGTATTGGCGAACGGCAAAACCGTTGAGAATGCAGAAGCGGGGACGGAAGTCCAAGTCGTGTTGGATAAAACGCCGTTCTATGCAGAATCCGGGGGACAAATCGGCGATAAGGGATATCTCTGCGGCGATAATTTAGTAGTGCGCGTTGAAGACGTGCAAAAAGAGTCGGGAATTTTCATCCACTACGGACGCATCGAACGGGGTACATTACAGCTTGGCGATACCGTGACTGCACAGCTCGATCGCGCCTGTCGTCGTTGCCTGCAAGCCAATCATACCGCAACGCACCTCCTGCAAGCAGCACTGAGAAAATTGGTCGATGAGTCGATTTCTCAAGCGGGGTCTTTAGTGGCGTTCGACCGCTTGCGCTTCGATTTCAACCTCTCCCGTTCCCTAACCCCAGAAGAATTGCAACAGGTTGAAGAACAGGTGAATACCTGGGTTGCCGAAGCCCACGAAGCCGACGTGAATATTATGCCCTTAGAAGAAGCCAAAGCCAAGGGCGCGATCGCGATGTTTGGGGAAAAATACACCTCAGACGTTCGCGTCATTGACTTTCCCGGCGTTTCAATGGAACTGTGCGGCGGAACCCACGTTCGCAACACCGCAGAAATCGGCGCGTTTAAAATCATCTCCGAATCCGGCATCTCCTCCGGCGTGCGTCGCATCGAAGCCGTTGCAGGGTCTTCGGTGTTGGATTACTTAAACGTTCGCGATAAAGTGGTTCGGGAACTGAGCGATCGCTTTAAAGTTCAACCCGAAGAAGTCACCGAACGAGTCGCCAAACTCCAAGCCGAACTCAAAGCAACGAACAAAGAACTCGACGAACTGAAAACCCAACTCGCCTTAGCGCAATCCAACCAACTTCTCGATTTAGCCGAATCCGTCGGTTCCTTCAAAGTCCTCGTCGCACAGATGGACGGTGCAGACCCCGACAGCCTTAAAACCGCCGCCGAACGCTTGCAACAAAAACTCGGCGAAAGTGCAGTCGTTTTGGGTTCGACTCCCGCAGAGGGGAAAGTTAGTCTCGTGGCAGCGTTCAGTCCCAAAGTCAACAAAGAGAAGAAACTCCTTGCAGGCAAATTCATCGGCACAATTGCCAAACGCTGCGGCGGCGGTGGCGGCGGACGACCCAACTTCGCGCAGGCAGGTGGACGCGATCCCAGTAAACTAGCTGAGGCGTTGGAGATAGCAAAACAGCAGTTAGTTGAAGGGTTGAAATAGTTTGAAAGGGTGAGTGAAAACTCGCCCTTATTACTTGTTTTTTTCTACCAGATGCAATATTGACTGCCCTTCTCCGTGTCTCCGTGTCCGCCCTAACTATGGCGATTTAAACGGACATCGTATCACCGTATCTCCCATTCCCCGTGTCGGCCCTAACTCAGGGCATTCACCAGATTTTATATTAAATGTCGCCCCTTTAGCCCAGTCCCGCAGAATGCAACGCCATTTCCTTGAAAATTTGCTGGGAACTTTGTACCCGATCCTCCGATTCCGGCATTCTCTGGACGTAAGTGCCATCAGACTGCAACTCCCACGCTTGACGATTATCCGCGAGCATAATCCCCAAAATTTCTTGCAAATCCTTTCGCAATTCGGGATCGTCAATGGGAGTAACTGCTTCCACCCGGCGATCGAGATTGCGCGGCATCCAATCCGCACTGCCAATATAAACTTCTTCCTCGCCATTATTGTGGAAGTAAAAAACACGCGAGTGTTCCAATAAACTACCCACAATACTAATAACGTGAATATTCTCGCTCAGTCCTTTAACGCCGGGACGCAGACAGCAAATGCCGCGAACGATCGAATCAATTTGCACGCCAGCTTGAGACGCTTCGTAAAGGGTGGCAATCATTTTAGGATCTACAAGAGAATTCATCTTCACCACAATCCGACCGCTGACACCATTCTTACAATGGTCGATTTCCCGACGAATTGCAGCAGTCATGCGATCGCGCATATTCACCGGAGACACCAACAATTTACGATAAGAGCGCTGTCGCGAATATCCCGTCAAAAAATTGAACAAATCCGTTAAATCGGCTCCCAACTCCTCTCGACAGCTCAACAGCCCCACATCCGTGTATAAACGCGCGGTTTTAGGATTGTAATTCCCCGTCCCAATATGCACGTAGCGACGAATTTTCCGCTCCTCTTGGCGGACGACCAACACGATTTTTGTATGAGTCTTTAACCCCACCAAACCATAGACAACGTGAACGCCTGCCTGTTCTAATTTTCGCGCCCATTGAATATTATTCTCTTCATCAAATCGGGCTTTCAACTCAACCAACGCAACCACTTGCTTGCCATTTTCCGCCGCACCAATCAAAGCTTTAACAATGGGCGAATCCCCAGAAGTTCGATATAGCGTCATTTTAATCGCTAACACCTTCGGATCGTGCGCTGCTTGGGTAATAAACTCCTGCACCGACGCGCGAAAAGATTCGTAAGGGTGGTGAACCAACAAATCTCGCTCGCGAATCGTATCGAAAAAATTATTCCCCTCCTCAAAATCGAGCTTATCGTTCGCTTGCACCGCCTCCATTATCCGATGCAATCGCGGCGGCACAATTGGAGTCCAGCTCGGTTCTTTTAAGTTTGATAGGGGCAATCCCATAAAGAACATTAAATCTTTTAATCCCAGTAAACCCTCAACCTCATAAACATCAACATCGGTGACATCTAAATCCAAACCTCGCATCAGCGTCGTT from Lusitaniella coriacea LEGE 07157 encodes:
- a CDS encoding REP-associated tyrosine transposase, with translation MEYRRSKTEGGTYFFTVVTYSRKRFLGLHKNVDLLRDAFHYVLHRHPCEIESCVVLPDHFHCILTLPLGDSNFSTRLRLLKSYFSRHLENEPCEAITKSRKNKQEKMVWQRRFWEHEIRDEQDFINHVEYIHYNPVKHGLVQCPKDWQYSSFHRYVKKEIYDLNWGSNQEMQFSPIIGQE
- a CDS encoding DUF4347 domain-containing protein, coding for MTKPSLLLPLLLPLPALSQTITPTPDGTGTLVNYNGNTYTITGGTQAGANLFHSFSELGLSPNQIANFLSTPNIQNILGRITGGNPSIIQGLISVTGGNSNLFLMNPAGFVFGQNASINVPGDFTATTADAIGFNGGFFNATGDNDYSTLVGTPNSFAFASANPGSIVNTANLTLGDGQNLTLVGGSILNTGTLNAGGNITLAAVPGGKTVRINQEGMVLGIEVTPQSIESGISAVDLPRLLTNPNLRDATGVEVDDNGTIRLTGSSATLNPDGNVTIAGNVRGNTVNLAAANRVLPIGDPLTLIRTGDGTYSAPTVTLFPKTGSEPNAYIFLDSTIPDYSQFLYGGKPGTTTVVVTPVENGIEKITATLATEGINPIDKMHILSEGNAGEFWLGNAFVSSENVGQYQTQMQSWASNLAPGADILIYACLTALGESGSILLNSIADVTGADVAGSTTLTGSAIQGGDWVLERTTGEIEASNPFAQEILESYNQTLQVFTATTVAELIADINTANANGEADTIRLTPNGIYTLTVIDNNTDGDNGLPSILADGGNSLTIEGFGATIERDGAAPNFRIFHVSGGADLRLNNLTLRSGSTQTAGAFITRNGGAILNRGTLAVTGSTISGNTANLSGGGIYNRGDAASVATLTVTGSTISGNTVNFAGGGIFNSGSAANAATLTVTGSTISGNTANSGGGIFNSGIAANAATLTVTESTISGNTANSGGGIFNSGSAANAATVTVTGSTISGNTANSGGGIFNSGIAANAATLTVTESTISGNTGGNGGGIFNEGRVANAAAATLGNTIVAGNTATTADPDVGRNNATNTIFNDSGNNLIGQDTLGLFTTSTLVGTAANPLDPGIAPLGDYGGTTQIHALLPDSPALNGGSNALTGGATTDQRGANRIIGGTVDIGAFEADYLLVPTGTPQSADINAAFATPLSVQLTDGFTNTAYPFAGIDVTFAAPTSGASGSFGNGATLTTDANGIVTNPFTANDIGGTYQVTASAANITGATFDLTNVEPTVTTPVTPTNSTVTPTPTPDASIAPLPTQPTRTLTEPPESNTIPQPQSPPQEISEVALACISPNDPVLSSLEEALPEIAWLLGSGGGNLSINLRDLLRDCGENLSGLLGNQRLIRQHLLREIEEQLGAEVLPLVSVGFVRTSEGLTAIINVSP
- a CDS encoding ShlB/FhaC/HecB family hemolysin secretion/activation protein is translated as MKRLSLVLGSAIAALLCVELSPVAAQQPNPDPNRDRFIQPPEEPFPEPIETDPILPVPETVPTPIEGEETTFVVEKIEVLGSTVFTEADFAPILEPLEGRSVTLGELKRAIAAINQLYLNAGYINSTAVLPDQEIRGAIQIQVIEGKLSEVEVEGTRYLNPEYARSRVNLGSTFPLQSTPLEDQLRLLRANPLFDSVNAYLRPGEADGETVLVVEVDEARRIGGELAVNNYSPPSIGSMRASASIFTRNLTGLGETWSVAFHRSTTGGSRIGDFGFQMPLNPMEGTLGLRAVIDKNEITQSPFDEFDIDGSSGLYEINFRQPLIRTPREEFALSVGFSYKDGQTFVFDQPTPFGIGPEADGSSTTSVFRFGQDYTLRDVSGAWAFRSQFNFGVGILGATTNESPTPDSRFFSWLGQVQRVQRLSPNNLLLVQGSLQLASDSLLPSQQFVIGGGQSVRGFRQNARSGDNGFRFSIEDRITLVSNELGESVVQLAPFFDMGTVWNRSGNPNTLPSQRFIAGIGSGILWSPLENLALRLDFTLPLVNVRDRGTSLQDDGFYFSASYRF
- the moaC gene encoding cyclic pyranopterin monophosphate synthase MoaC, encoding MQDLPQKLTHLDSQGQAQMVDVSPKTPTRRQAVAAGRIRMTPAAFAAIEAGNTPKGDVLATSRIAGIMAAKQTAQLIPLCHPLPLHKIEIQLNANPQLPGYDIQASVTTKAETGVEMEALTAVSIAALTLYDMAKALDKSMHIEAIYLVSKTGGKSGDYHSGL